The following proteins come from a genomic window of Microbacterium lemovicicum:
- a CDS encoding L-rhamnose mutarotase, with translation MTRVAFELQIAPDRVEEYVRRHSPVRAEMLAEIAAAGRRNYSLFLGADGRLFGYYETDDDDAAQAYLAASPVAAAWEASMAEFFVGLHGRPDQAATPLTEVFHLHDQLTAATADSTTTDTDTDTEGTAS, from the coding sequence GTGACCCGCGTCGCGTTCGAGCTGCAGATCGCTCCCGACCGCGTCGAGGAGTACGTCCGCCGCCACTCCCCCGTCCGCGCCGAGATGCTGGCCGAGATCGCCGCCGCCGGGCGCCGCAACTACTCGCTGTTCCTGGGCGCCGACGGCCGCCTCTTCGGCTACTACGAGACCGACGACGACGACGCGGCACAGGCCTATCTCGCCGCCTCGCCCGTGGCCGCCGCGTGGGAGGCCTCCATGGCCGAGTTCTTCGTCGGCCTCCACGGCCGCCCCGACCAGGCCGCGACCCCCCTCACCGAGGTCTTCCACCTCCACGACCAGCTGACGGCCGCAACCGCCGACAGCACCACTACCGACACCGA